A genomic stretch from Halopiger aswanensis includes:
- a CDS encoding APC family permease, with the protein MDTDTPRGGGTNVDNEAPRIEPTVETDAATKTEDAELERTLGLAGGLAIGIGTMIGAGIFVFPGLAAGRAGPAAAGSFAIGAVIALFVALPASELATAMPKSGGGYYFISRGLGTLAGTVVGLSLWLGLVFATAFYLVGFGYYAVDTLAELGIAVGNGWVIPLALLFGAGFTVLNVTGTENAAKLQNGIVALLLSILTFFLGFGGLDALGLVGEPAAPERFAPFGAVPVLTTAALVFTSYLGFAQIATVAGEMRNPGRNLPLSMVGSVVIVGVLYVATIFVATSAFGSERLADLGETAMVEVGRHYLGPIGAVAIVFGGLLATISSANASILSTSRAVYAVSRDALLPRWASRINLRYGTPHVALGLAGGPILALTATGRVTILAEVASFLHLVMYGLICVALVALRRDEPTWYDPDFRVPGYPVVPAVGAVASFGLIAFMQPTSQLIGVAVMVATAGWYVYYARNVTLRGVL; encoded by the coding sequence ATGGACACCGATACGCCGCGGGGCGGCGGCACGAACGTCGACAACGAGGCGCCGCGGATCGAGCCGACGGTCGAAACCGACGCGGCGACGAAAACCGAGGACGCCGAACTCGAGCGGACGCTGGGACTTGCCGGCGGTCTCGCGATCGGGATCGGGACGATGATCGGCGCCGGCATCTTCGTCTTTCCCGGGTTGGCGGCGGGGCGTGCGGGACCCGCGGCCGCGGGCTCGTTCGCGATCGGGGCGGTGATCGCGCTGTTCGTGGCGCTGCCGGCGTCGGAACTGGCGACCGCGATGCCGAAAAGCGGCGGCGGCTACTACTTCATCTCGCGCGGACTCGGCACGCTCGCCGGGACCGTCGTCGGCCTGTCGCTGTGGCTTGGGCTCGTGTTCGCGACGGCGTTTTACCTCGTCGGCTTCGGCTACTACGCCGTCGATACGCTCGCGGAACTCGGCATCGCCGTCGGCAACGGCTGGGTCATCCCGCTGGCGCTGCTGTTCGGTGCCGGGTTCACGGTGCTAAACGTCACGGGCACGGAGAACGCGGCGAAACTCCAGAACGGGATCGTCGCCCTGCTGTTGTCCATACTGACGTTCTTTCTGGGATTCGGCGGACTCGACGCCCTCGGTCTCGTCGGCGAACCGGCCGCGCCCGAACGGTTCGCGCCGTTCGGCGCGGTGCCCGTGTTGACGACTGCGGCGCTCGTGTTCACCTCCTATCTCGGCTTCGCGCAGATCGCGACCGTCGCCGGCGAGATGCGCAATCCCGGTCGGAACCTCCCGCTGTCGATGGTCGGCTCCGTGGTCATCGTCGGCGTCCTCTACGTCGCGACCATCTTCGTCGCGACGAGCGCGTTCGGCAGCGAGCGCCTCGCCGACCTCGGCGAGACGGCGATGGTCGAAGTCGGCCGCCACTACCTCGGTCCGATCGGCGCGGTTGCGATCGTCTTCGGCGGCCTCCTCGCGACGATCTCGAGCGCCAACGCGTCGATTCTCAGCACCTCGCGGGCGGTCTACGCCGTCTCGCGGGACGCCCTGCTCCCGCGATGGGCGAGCCGGATCAACCTCCGGTACGGGACGCCCCACGTCGCGCTCGGGTTAGCCGGCGGGCCGATCCTGGCGTTGACCGCCACCGGTCGGGTGACGATCCTCGCGGAGGTCGCCTCGTTCCTGCACCTCGTTATGTACGGCCTCATCTGCGTCGCCCTCGTCGCGCTTCGCCGGGACGAGCCGACGTGGTACGATCCTGACTTCCGGGTTCCGGGCTACCCCGTCGTCCCGGCGGTGGGGGCGGTCGCCAGCTTCGGGCTCATCGCGTTCATGCAGCCGACGTCGCAGCTCATCGGCGTCGCGGTGATGGTCGCGACCGCCGGCTGGTACGTCTACTACGCCCGCAACGTCACCCTGCGAGGTGTCCTGTGA
- a CDS encoding universal stress protein, with protein MVSHVLVPMDGSEMSERALEYALEVYPDAELTVLHVVGEPSPMWAEATGLALADDLEAEAREHADAIFDRAREIAADADGDVTLDTEIELGHPVRAIINQADDYETVVIGTHGGTVADRVFVGNVAERVVRRSPVPVVVVR; from the coding sequence ATGGTCTCTCACGTCCTCGTCCCGATGGACGGCTCGGAGATGAGCGAACGCGCCCTCGAGTACGCGCTCGAGGTCTATCCGGACGCCGAGCTCACGGTCCTGCACGTCGTCGGCGAACCGTCGCCGATGTGGGCGGAGGCGACGGGACTCGCCCTCGCCGACGATCTCGAGGCGGAAGCCAGAGAGCACGCGGACGCGATTTTCGACCGCGCGCGCGAAATCGCCGCGGACGCCGACGGCGATGTGACGCTCGATACCGAGATCGAACTCGGCCATCCCGTCCGCGCGATCATCAATCAGGCCGACGACTACGAGACGGTCGTGATCGGGACCCACGGCGGAACCGTCGCCGACCGCGTTTTCGTTGGCAACGTGGCGGAACGAGTGGTTCGTCGCTCGCCGGTGCCGGTGGTCGTCGTTCGGTAG
- a CDS encoding inorganic phosphate transporter, with the protein MTEVLLIVGILTAIFVGYNIGGSTTGPAFGPAVGANVITKLMAAGLMSIFFFVGAWTIGPNVVDTLGNELVHTTDVFTMRSNVAVLFFIGGALFVGNYAGVPASTSMTAVGAIAALGLATGELNWSILGEIVVWWIVAPIIGFWVAGVVGRYFYPRINEWVAIEANRDGRQMITVDRSSIVPRLQFQDNATRREITGAFVVVGIGCLMGFSSGTSNIANAIAPIYGTGALDMYTLILIGSAAVAIGCYTIARRTLDTLGNDITNLPLTAAIVVAVISSTIVIVLSSIGVPASFVVIATMSIIGLGWGRATRTTTLSDARRGEETRVSVGALTAEEEGEQAPRIGEEEPEDIPKASDLFDPSTTARVILMQNVVPIISTVGAYLTFRFVPVFGF; encoded by the coding sequence GTGACGGAAGTACTACTTATCGTGGGAATCCTTACCGCAATCTTCGTCGGCTACAACATCGGCGGCTCGACGACCGGTCCGGCGTTCGGTCCGGCCGTCGGCGCGAACGTCATCACCAAGCTGATGGCTGCCGGCCTGATGTCGATCTTCTTCTTCGTCGGCGCGTGGACGATCGGGCCGAACGTCGTCGACACGCTCGGGAACGAACTCGTCCACACGACGGACGTCTTCACCATGCGCTCGAACGTCGCCGTCCTCTTTTTCATCGGCGGCGCCCTGTTCGTCGGCAACTACGCCGGCGTCCCCGCCTCGACCTCGATGACCGCCGTCGGCGCGATCGCCGCGCTCGGTCTCGCGACGGGCGAACTCAACTGGAGCATCCTCGGCGAGATCGTCGTCTGGTGGATCGTCGCGCCCATCATCGGCTTCTGGGTCGCCGGCGTCGTCGGCCGGTACTTCTACCCGCGGATCAACGAGTGGGTCGCTATCGAGGCCAACCGCGACGGCCGACAGATGATTACCGTCGACCGCTCCTCGATCGTCCCGCGGCTCCAGTTCCAGGATAACGCCACTCGTCGGGAGATCACCGGCGCGTTCGTCGTCGTGGGAATCGGCTGTCTGATGGGCTTTTCCTCCGGGACGAGCAACATCGCGAACGCGATCGCGCCGATCTACGGCACCGGCGCCCTCGACATGTACACGCTGATCCTGATCGGGTCGGCGGCCGTCGCGATCGGCTGTTACACGATCGCCCGCCGGACGCTGGATACGCTGGGTAACGACATCACGAACCTGCCGCTGACGGCGGCGATCGTCGTCGCGGTTATCAGTTCGACGATCGTTATCGTGCTCTCCTCGATCGGGGTCCCCGCGAGCTTCGTCGTCATCGCGACGATGAGCATCATCGGCCTCGGCTGGGGCCGAGCGACGCGCACCACGACGCTCTCCGACGCCCGCCGCGGCGAGGAGACCCGCGTCTCGGTCGGCGCCCTCACCGCGGAGGAAGAGGGCGAGCAGGCCCCGAGGATCGGCGAGGAGGAGCCCGAGGACATCCCGAAAGCTTCCGACCTGTTCGATCCCTCGACGACCGCCCGGGTGATCCTCATGCAGAACGTCGTCCCGATCATCTCGACGGTCGGCGCGTACCTGACGTTCCGGTTCGTGCCGGTCTTCGGCTTCTGA
- the fer gene encoding ferredoxin Fer: MPTVEYLNYEVVDDQGWDIYDEEVFEKAADAGLDDEDYGTLDVAEGEYILEAAEAQGYDWPFSCRAGACANCAAIVVEGEIDMDMQQILSDEEVEEKNVRLTCIGSAETDEVKIVYNAKHLDYLQNRVI; encoded by the coding sequence ATGCCCACGGTAGAATACCTCAACTACGAAGTAGTGGACGACCAAGGCTGGGACATTTACGACGAAGAAGTCTTCGAGAAGGCCGCCGACGCCGGCCTCGACGACGAGGACTACGGCACGCTCGACGTCGCCGAGGGCGAGTACATCCTCGAGGCCGCCGAGGCACAGGGCTACGACTGGCCCTTCTCGTGCCGCGCCGGTGCGTGTGCGAACTGTGCTGCCATCGTCGTCGAAGGCGAAATCGACATGGACATGCAGCAGATCCTCTCGGACGAGGAGGTCGAGGAGAAGAACGTCCGCCTGACCTGCATCGGTTCGGCCGAGACCGACGAGGTCAAGATCGTCTACAACGCCAAGCACCTCGACTACCTGCAGAACCGCGTCATTTAA
- a CDS encoding methyl-accepting chemotaxis protein codes for MTDETGGSDADSAEQTLANEVGDSVTELLNISKMVSGSSEEISELADEQSETMHEIADEVSTLSATVEEIAASSNQVKEVSSTAEDLADEGCDVAEDAIDAMDNVDDANTDVAEAVSRLQDRIDEIDTIVEVINEIADQTNMLALNASIEAARAGESGDRFAVVANEVKSLAEESRENAEEIEELVADIKDETDETVEQISTANEEVETGIEHVTETVDILEEIDDAVTEATQGAEEVAAATDEQASSTEEVATMVDSTAENAQTVAGKISRVAAANEEQREKIQELGERVE; via the coding sequence ATGACCGACGAAACCGGGGGAAGCGACGCCGATTCGGCCGAGCAGACGCTGGCCAACGAGGTCGGCGACTCCGTGACGGAACTGTTGAATATCTCGAAGATGGTCTCCGGCAGTTCCGAGGAGATCAGCGAGCTGGCCGACGAGCAGTCCGAGACGATGCACGAGATCGCGGACGAGGTCTCGACCCTCTCGGCGACCGTCGAGGAGATCGCGGCCAGTTCGAACCAGGTCAAGGAAGTCAGCAGCACCGCGGAGGACCTCGCGGACGAAGGCTGTGACGTCGCCGAGGACGCCATCGACGCGATGGACAACGTCGACGACGCGAACACGGACGTCGCCGAGGCCGTCTCCCGGCTCCAGGATCGGATCGACGAGATCGACACGATCGTCGAGGTGATCAACGAGATCGCCGATCAGACGAACATGCTCGCGCTGAACGCCTCCATCGAGGCGGCGCGCGCCGGCGAGTCCGGCGACCGGTTCGCCGTCGTCGCCAACGAAGTCAAGAGCCTCGCGGAGGAGTCCCGCGAGAACGCCGAGGAGATCGAGGAACTCGTCGCCGATATCAAGGACGAGACCGACGAGACCGTCGAGCAGATCTCCACCGCGAACGAGGAGGTCGAAACCGGTATCGAGCACGTCACCGAGACGGTCGACATCCTCGAGGAGATCGACGACGCCGTCACCGAGGCGACCCAGGGGGCCGAGGAGGTGGCCGCCGCGACGGACGAACAGGCGTCCTCGACCGAGGAGGTCGCGACGATGGTCGATTCGACCGCCGAGAACGCCCAGACGGTCGCCGGCAAGATCAGCCGCGTCGCAGCGGCGAACGAGGAGCAGCGCGAGAAGATCCAGGAACTCGGCGAGCGCGTCGAGTGA
- a CDS encoding prepilin peptidase, whose product MTLAAVAATVATGPDLLRLVALPVFAWVAVRDIKTRRVSSTVWVPLALLGAALLVWEAQLARAAGPHAWTTEFLVPAAISLGFVVPIAYLFWWFGGFGGADAKALLVLALLFPTFPEYAVGSWTLPLTTSPLGALSFTILTNAVVVAVAIPVVLAVRNALAGRIAPVMVLGWPVATESLPERHGQLLETPEGVSLSGLDLDALRMYLRWRGLSLADVRAHPKAYRDPATLPEEPNPPTDGAVDADVRGDGGTAAGDLEREPPRSSPARKRTFDDPWGAEAFLEDIEGSAYGTTPAKLRAGLDVVAAEETVWISPGTPFLVPVFVGLVIAVTYGHLLLGAFF is encoded by the coding sequence GTGACACTCGCCGCCGTAGCCGCGACCGTGGCGACCGGTCCGGATCTCCTGCGACTCGTCGCCCTCCCGGTCTTCGCCTGGGTCGCCGTTCGCGACATCAAGACCAGGCGCGTCTCGAGTACCGTCTGGGTTCCGCTCGCGCTGTTGGGCGCCGCCCTGCTCGTCTGGGAGGCCCAACTGGCTCGAGCCGCGGGGCCACACGCGTGGACGACCGAGTTCCTCGTGCCGGCCGCGATCAGCCTCGGCTTCGTGGTGCCGATCGCGTACCTGTTCTGGTGGTTCGGCGGCTTCGGCGGCGCCGACGCGAAGGCGCTGCTCGTTCTCGCACTGCTCTTTCCAACTTTCCCGGAGTACGCCGTCGGCTCGTGGACGCTGCCGCTGACGACGTCGCCGCTGGGCGCGCTCTCGTTTACGATCCTGACGAACGCCGTCGTCGTCGCGGTCGCCATTCCGGTCGTGCTCGCCGTTCGCAACGCCCTCGCCGGCCGCATCGCGCCGGTCATGGTGCTGGGCTGGCCCGTCGCAACCGAGTCGCTGCCCGAGCGCCACGGCCAACTCCTCGAGACGCCCGAGGGCGTCTCCCTGAGCGGCCTCGACCTCGACGCCCTGCGGATGTACCTCCGCTGGCGCGGGCTCTCGCTGGCCGACGTCCGCGCCCACCCGAAGGCCTATCGCGACCCGGCGACGCTCCCCGAGGAGCCGAACCCGCCGACCGACGGGGCCGTCGACGCCGACGTCCGCGGCGACGGCGGGACCGCCGCCGGCGACCTCGAGCGGGAGCCGCCGCGGTCCTCGCCGGCCCGAAAACGCACGTTCGACGATCCCTGGGGCGCCGAGGCCTTCCTCGAGGACATCGAAGGGTCGGCCTACGGGACGACGCCCGCGAAGCTTCGAGCGGGGCTCGACGTGGTCGCGGCGGAAGAGACCGTCTGGATCTCGCCGGGGACGCCGTTTCTGGTCCCGGTATTCGTCGGGCTGGTGATCGCGGTGACCTACGGCCATCTGCTGCTGGGCGCGTTCTTCTGA
- a CDS encoding HIT family protein, translated as MSTIFSQIVEGEIPARVVYEDETTLAFLDANPLAPGHTLVIPKDEYERLNDVPEDVATDLYETIHRMVPAVEEAVDADATTVAFNNGEAAGQEVPHVHCHIVPRFEGDGGGPIHAVAGERPDLDDDELDDIADDIESRA; from the coding sequence ATGAGCACGATCTTCAGCCAGATCGTCGAGGGGGAGATCCCCGCTCGAGTCGTGTACGAAGACGAGACCACGCTGGCCTTTCTCGACGCCAACCCGCTGGCGCCGGGCCACACGCTCGTCATCCCCAAAGACGAGTACGAACGGCTGAACGACGTCCCCGAGGACGTCGCAACCGACCTCTACGAGACGATCCACCGAATGGTTCCCGCCGTCGAGGAGGCCGTCGACGCCGATGCGACGACGGTCGCCTTCAATAACGGCGAGGCCGCCGGCCAGGAAGTGCCCCACGTCCACTGCCACATCGTCCCCCGCTTCGAGGGCGACGGCGGCGGCCCCATCCACGCCGTCGCTGGTGAGCGACCCGACTTGGACGACGACGAACTCGACGACATCGCCGACGACATCGAGTCTCGAGCCTGA
- a CDS encoding NTP transferase domain-containing protein, whose amino-acid sequence MRGVILAAGRGRRMGHYTDDVPKAFLEFDGRTLYDRQRALLEPHVDRTSVVLGYRHETVVDRFDPADPIVLHDWERYENAASLLLALRRIDDDVLVLNGDVLVDAREVGWLTDQFDALAGRLNLVGCIPGLQNGETAIRWDELGRVTDYGLIEGHQHAGVGIVSRRHQETAIRILRERVDDWYPCVYPRTPTRPSLLPADHHVEINRPTDLERARAWLASDQIRCS is encoded by the coding sequence ATGCGCGGCGTGATCCTGGCCGCCGGTCGCGGTCGACGCATGGGCCACTACACCGACGACGTCCCGAAGGCCTTCCTCGAGTTCGACGGTAGGACGCTGTACGACCGCCAGCGTGCCCTTCTCGAGCCCCACGTGGACCGAACGAGCGTCGTCCTGGGCTATCGTCACGAGACCGTCGTCGACCGGTTCGATCCCGCGGATCCGATCGTCCTTCACGACTGGGAGCGGTACGAGAACGCCGCGTCGCTGTTGCTGGCGCTCCGGCGCATCGACGACGACGTGCTCGTGCTCAACGGCGACGTGCTCGTCGACGCGCGCGAGGTCGGTTGGCTGACGGACCAGTTCGACGCCCTCGCGGGCCGTCTCAACCTCGTCGGGTGTATCCCGGGGCTGCAGAACGGGGAGACGGCGATCCGCTGGGACGAGTTGGGTCGCGTGACGGACTACGGACTCATCGAAGGCCACCAACACGCCGGCGTCGGAATCGTGAGCCGTCGCCACCAGGAGACGGCGATACGGATCCTGCGAGAGCGAGTAGACGACTGGTACCCCTGCGTCTACCCCCGAACGCCGACGCGGCCGTCGTTGCTCCCGGCCGATCACCACGTCGAGATCAATCGCCCGACCGACCTCGAGCGCGCTCGAGCGTGGCTCGCGTCAGACCAGATCCGGTGTTCGTAA
- a CDS encoding glycerophosphodiester phosphodiesterase, with protein MEIIGHRGCADQFPENTLFALREAARRLPAVEVDVRRCGSGELVAFHDDTLERVTGVDGRVAETPWSTLRELDVLESGESIPRLEAVLQAVPDDVTVQLELKERGIASDTLQLAMAAGADVRVSSFLPEALAEIESNYLDVPNGLLFGDEPEENLSRAVDLDCTHVFPHYDLCVETDVVSAAREHGFDVIAWKAARTAADVRALRDAGVDGVTADRWDVAPSSPRVTVESR; from the coding sequence ATGGAGATTATCGGCCATCGCGGCTGTGCAGACCAGTTTCCGGAGAACACCCTGTTTGCGCTGCGCGAAGCCGCCCGCCGACTACCCGCGGTCGAAGTCGACGTTCGACGGTGCGGGTCGGGCGAACTGGTGGCGTTTCACGACGACACGCTCGAGCGCGTCACCGGCGTCGACGGTCGCGTCGCCGAGACGCCGTGGTCCACCCTTCGCGAACTCGACGTACTCGAATCGGGCGAGTCGATTCCCCGCCTCGAGGCGGTGCTGCAAGCCGTTCCGGACGACGTGACCGTCCAACTCGAACTGAAAGAGCGAGGAATCGCGTCGGATACGTTGCAGTTGGCGATGGCGGCCGGGGCCGACGTCCGCGTCTCGTCGTTTCTCCCCGAGGCGCTCGCGGAGATCGAGTCGAACTACCTGGACGTGCCCAACGGGCTACTCTTCGGCGACGAACCCGAGGAAAACCTCTCGCGGGCCGTCGACCTCGACTGTACGCACGTGTTCCCCCACTACGACCTCTGCGTCGAAACCGACGTCGTGTCCGCCGCCCGCGAGCACGGCTTCGACGTCATCGCCTGGAAGGCCGCCCGGACGGCCGCCGACGTTCGGGCGCTTCGCGACGCCGGCGTCGACGGGGTCACCGCGGACCGCTGGGACGTCGCGCCGTCCTCGCCTCGAGTGACCGTCGAGTCTCGGTGA
- a CDS encoding uracil-DNA glycosylase, producing the protein MEPDCTRCPALAETRECISWGTGPLDASVVVVGEAPGPGNPDADRWKGGNWTGKGYTSRHSGRRIRRMLAQVGYDDEAYYTNAVKCFPADPEDPSSNREPTPEERANCRPHLLSELETVDPAVVLATGKHATTTVLAAEGKELDGFVDCVLEPVRCETLDVWLVPILHPSYQDVWIGRLGYEPDEYLAAIGETLEELCGRADE; encoded by the coding sequence ATCGAACCCGACTGTACGCGCTGTCCCGCGCTCGCCGAAACCCGCGAGTGCATCTCGTGGGGCACCGGCCCCCTCGACGCGAGCGTCGTCGTCGTCGGCGAGGCGCCGGGTCCCGGCAACCCGGACGCCGACCGCTGGAAGGGCGGCAACTGGACCGGGAAGGGCTACACCTCGCGCCACTCCGGCCGGCGCATCCGGCGGATGCTGGCCCAGGTCGGCTACGACGACGAAGCCTACTACACGAACGCCGTCAAGTGCTTCCCCGCCGACCCCGAGGACCCCTCGAGCAACCGCGAGCCGACGCCCGAGGAGCGCGCGAACTGCCGGCCGCACCTGCTGAGCGAACTCGAGACCGTCGATCCGGCGGTCGTCCTCGCAACCGGCAAGCACGCGACGACGACCGTGCTGGCGGCCGAAGGGAAGGAACTGGACGGGTTCGTCGACTGCGTGCTCGAGCCGGTTCGCTGCGAAACGTTGGACGTCTGGCTCGTGCCGATCCTCCACCCCTCGTATCAGGACGTCTGGATCGGCCGACTCGGCTACGAGCCCGACGAGTACCTCGCGGCGATCGGCGAGACGCTCGAGGAACTGTGCGGACGCGCCGACGAGTAA